In a single window of the Nocardioides sp. L-11A genome:
- a CDS encoding sulfite exporter TauE/SafE family protein, with product MTLAVVLALALMVGVALGALGGGGSILTVPLLVYVAGLEPKQAIATSLLVVGVTSGVGALAHARAGRIRWRTGLLFGAGGTVGALGGGVLGSRVPGHLLLVGFALMMLATALAMLRDTRQIEAADEPQVLGALVDGVVVGAVTGLVGAGGGFLVVPALVLRGGIAMSAAVGTSLVVIVMKSLAGFAGYASHVSVPWGLAAGVAAAAVAGSILGSRLAGRLSEDRLRRCFGWFVLLVGGFVLLQEAAPATWLGPGIAVLTAAGCGLGCRRVWSSRSRAGRSARSARGGAASG from the coding sequence GTGACGCTCGCCGTCGTCCTCGCGCTGGCGCTCATGGTGGGGGTGGCCCTCGGTGCCCTGGGAGGCGGCGGGTCGATCCTGACGGTCCCGCTGCTGGTCTATGTCGCGGGTCTGGAGCCGAAGCAGGCGATCGCCACCTCGCTGCTGGTCGTCGGCGTCACGTCGGGGGTGGGGGCGCTGGCGCACGCGCGAGCCGGGAGGATCCGCTGGCGCACCGGGCTGCTGTTCGGGGCGGGTGGGACCGTGGGCGCCCTGGGGGGCGGCGTCCTCGGCTCGCGGGTGCCCGGTCACCTGCTGCTCGTCGGCTTCGCGCTGATGATGCTGGCCACTGCCCTGGCGATGCTGCGCGACACCCGGCAGATCGAGGCGGCCGACGAGCCCCAGGTGCTGGGAGCACTCGTCGACGGCGTCGTGGTGGGGGCGGTGACGGGCCTGGTCGGTGCCGGAGGCGGCTTCCTCGTCGTACCCGCCCTCGTCCTGCGCGGCGGCATCGCGATGTCGGCCGCTGTCGGCACGTCCCTGGTCGTGATCGTCATGAAGTCGCTCGCGGGCTTCGCCGGCTATGCCAGTCATGTGTCGGTCCCTTGGGGCCTCGCCGCCGGCGTCGCCGCGGCGGCCGTGGCCGGCAGCATCCTCGGCAGCCGGCTCGCGGGCCGCCTGTCCGAGGACCGGCTGCGCCGCTGCTTCGGGTGGTTCGTCCTGCTGGTCGGCGGCTTCGTGCTCCTCCAGGAGGCGGCCCCGGCGACCTGGCTGGGGCCGGGCATCGCGGTGCTCACGGCGGCCGGCTGCGGGCTCGGGTGCCGGCGGGTGTGGTCGTCCCGGTCCCGCGCGGGACGCTCCGCCCGCTCGGCCCGGGGTGGCGCGGCCTCGGGCTGA
- a CDS encoding M20/M25/M40 family metallo-hydrolase, with amino-acid sequence MTDLIDAAAQKAVEAIDYQRLNELVQEVCRIPSVLGDEGPLASFLADYMKNSGFEGVGLQDVVGERPNAVGELAFGTGKRIVFTGHMDTKPVSIGWEKTSPFSGELIDGAIYGHGIMDMKAALVCQIVAMEALRDSGVGLAGTVAMAAVSDHMGDQLGSIRYFDEYAADLAVLGELSGNEIFLGHRGRYYFDITVQGRSAHTCHKPLAVNANLLAAHAIIELDQSRLTPVLEDWVVDLFGAETYMAPGRVYGGLPPGGPSMIPDECVIRVDCRPQPGVTVDQVRAEIERCLDSARSRDSRFRAEVELVDVKKGYLAEPGDEVVELMRDSVRSVRDGAEPPLQAAGWLGDTASFGDKVPTVIFGPGGEPVYCPDEHLSVADIVEATRVYTEFAVRALTPRESA; translated from the coding sequence ATGACCGACCTGATCGATGCCGCGGCCCAGAAGGCTGTCGAGGCGATCGACTACCAGCGCCTGAACGAGCTCGTTCAGGAGGTGTGCCGGATCCCGAGCGTGCTCGGGGACGAGGGACCCCTCGCGAGCTTCCTCGCGGACTACATGAAGAACTCCGGGTTCGAGGGCGTGGGCCTGCAGGACGTCGTGGGTGAGCGTCCGAACGCGGTCGGGGAGCTCGCCTTCGGGACGGGCAAGCGGATCGTGTTCACCGGCCACATGGACACCAAGCCCGTGTCCATCGGGTGGGAGAAGACCTCGCCGTTCTCCGGGGAGCTCATCGACGGCGCGATCTACGGTCACGGGATCATGGACATGAAGGCCGCGCTGGTGTGCCAGATCGTGGCCATGGAGGCGCTGCGCGACTCGGGGGTCGGCCTCGCCGGCACGGTCGCCATGGCCGCGGTGTCCGACCACATGGGCGACCAGCTCGGCTCGATCCGCTACTTCGACGAGTACGCCGCGGACCTCGCCGTCCTCGGAGAGCTGTCGGGCAACGAGATCTTCCTCGGCCACCGGGGTCGCTACTACTTCGACATCACCGTGCAGGGCCGCTCGGCGCACACCTGCCACAAGCCGCTCGCGGTCAACGCGAACCTGCTGGCCGCGCACGCGATCATCGAGCTCGACCAGTCACGCCTGACGCCGGTCCTCGAGGACTGGGTGGTCGACCTGTTCGGTGCCGAGACCTATATGGCTCCGGGACGCGTCTACGGCGGGCTGCCGCCGGGCGGACCGTCGATGATCCCCGACGAGTGCGTGATCCGGGTGGACTGCCGCCCGCAGCCGGGTGTCACGGTCGATCAGGTCCGGGCGGAGATCGAGCGCTGCCTCGACTCCGCGCGCTCGCGCGACAGCCGCTTCCGCGCCGAGGTCGAGCTCGTCGACGTCAAGAAGGGCTATCTCGCCGAGCCCGGCGACGAGGTCGTCGAGCTGATGCGCGACTCGGTGCGGTCGGTGCGCGACGGAGCCGAGCCCCCGCTCCAGGCGGCCGGGTGGCTCGGCGACACGGCGAGCTTCGGCGACAAGGTCCCGACCGTCATCTTCGGGCCCGGCGGGGAGCCGGTGTACTGCCCCGACGAGCATCTCTCCGTCGCCGACATCGTGGAGGCCACCCGCGTCTACACCGAGTTCGCCGTCCGGGCGCTCACGCCTCGGGAATCGGCGTGA
- a CDS encoding cobalamin-dependent protein (Presence of a B(12) (cobalamin)-binding domain implies dependence on cobalamin itself, in one of its several forms, or in some unusual lineages, dependence on a cobalamin-like analog.) yields MSTGVRPRPRVVLAKPGLDGHDRGVKVVGMALRDAGAEVVYLGLQQTAAQIARAAAAEDADVIGLSVLSGVHVDVARQVLAACAGEDLGDVPLVVGGTIPPADVIRLRDLGVRDVFPVGTPLDDLVARIFAIAATEEEVPDEQ; encoded by the coding sequence GTGAGCACTGGGGTGCGTCCGCGCCCCCGCGTGGTGCTCGCCAAGCCGGGGCTCGACGGGCACGACCGGGGGGTCAAAGTGGTCGGCATGGCGCTACGGGACGCTGGCGCCGAGGTCGTCTACCTCGGGCTCCAGCAGACAGCGGCCCAGATCGCCCGAGCGGCGGCCGCGGAGGACGCCGACGTGATCGGGCTCTCCGTGCTCTCCGGCGTCCACGTCGACGTGGCCCGCCAGGTCCTCGCCGCCTGCGCGGGCGAGGACCTGGGCGACGTACCCCTGGTGGTGGGCGGCACCATCCCGCCCGCGGACGTCATCCGCCTGCGCGACCTCGGCGTCCGCGACGTCTTCCCGGTGGGGACGCCGCTCGACGACCTGGTCGCGCGCATCTTCGCGATCGCCGCCACCGAGGAGGAGGTGCCCGATGAGCAGTGA
- a CDS encoding methylmalonyl-CoA mutase family protein, with translation MSSEPRPVVTDSGIPLDPIYDATSVADDLAGRLGRPGEPPFTRGPYQTMYRERLWSMRQYAGYGSADDTNARFRYLLDQGQTALSVAFDLPTQLGYDSDDELVLSEVGRVGVAIDSVEDMEAVFAGLPIDQLSVNFTINGTAPIILAFYLVAAERQGADLAQVAGTLQNDILKEFLARKTFIFPPDHSIRLVADVVEYCSEHLPRFNGISITGYHAREAGCDAVQEIGLTMASAIAYTEAFLARGLDFDAFAPRLSFHFSSQLDLFEEASKVRAARRMWSSLALERFGAKKETSARLRFFSGCSGATLTAQQPLNNVVRSTLQCLAAVLGGAQSIHVMGYDEALEIPTEESVRLALRTQQIIAHESGVAKVIDPLAGSYFVEHLTDEIEERAWELVRRVEDGGGLVELLAQGVPQRWVAESAYRYEQEVRSGERVKVGVNRYVDDDGVVPPLFEVDGASAARQRERLAGRLAERDGDAVAAALATLRTALVDGTNSMPHIMQAGRVGATLGEIADTMRAVFGVYREPQPW, from the coding sequence ATGAGCAGTGAGCCTCGGCCCGTCGTGACCGACTCCGGCATCCCGCTCGACCCGATCTACGACGCCACCTCCGTCGCCGACGACCTGGCGGGACGGCTCGGCCGACCGGGCGAGCCGCCCTTCACCCGCGGGCCGTATCAGACCATGTACCGCGAGCGGTTGTGGAGCATGCGCCAGTACGCCGGCTACGGCTCGGCGGACGACACGAACGCGCGCTTCCGCTACCTGCTCGACCAGGGCCAGACGGCGCTCTCGGTCGCGTTCGACCTGCCGACCCAGCTGGGCTACGACTCCGACGACGAGCTGGTCCTCTCCGAGGTGGGCCGCGTCGGCGTGGCGATCGACTCCGTCGAGGACATGGAGGCGGTCTTCGCCGGCCTGCCGATCGACCAGCTCTCGGTGAACTTCACCATCAACGGCACCGCCCCGATCATCCTGGCGTTCTACCTGGTGGCCGCCGAGCGCCAGGGCGCCGACCTGGCGCAGGTGGCCGGCACGCTCCAGAACGACATCCTCAAGGAGTTCCTGGCGCGCAAGACCTTCATCTTCCCGCCGGACCACTCGATCCGGCTGGTGGCCGACGTCGTCGAGTACTGCTCGGAGCACCTGCCGCGGTTCAACGGCATCTCGATCACGGGCTATCACGCGCGGGAGGCGGGATGCGACGCCGTCCAGGAGATCGGGCTCACCATGGCCTCGGCGATCGCCTACACGGAGGCGTTCCTCGCGCGCGGCCTGGACTTCGACGCGTTCGCACCGCGGCTGTCCTTCCACTTCTCCAGTCAGCTCGACCTGTTCGAGGAGGCGTCGAAGGTCCGGGCGGCGCGCCGGATGTGGAGCAGCCTGGCCCTGGAGAGGTTCGGGGCGAAGAAGGAGACCTCCGCCCGCCTGCGCTTCTTCTCCGGCTGCTCGGGCGCCACGCTGACGGCGCAACAGCCGCTCAACAACGTCGTCCGCTCCACGCTGCAGTGCCTCGCCGCGGTCCTCGGCGGCGCGCAGTCCATCCACGTCATGGGCTACGACGAGGCGTTGGAGATCCCCACCGAGGAGTCGGTGCGGCTGGCGCTGCGGACCCAGCAGATCATCGCCCACGAGTCCGGGGTCGCGAAGGTCATCGACCCGCTCGCCGGCTCCTACTTCGTGGAGCACCTCACCGACGAGATCGAGGAACGGGCCTGGGAGCTCGTCCGCCGGGTCGAGGACGGAGGGGGACTCGTCGAGCTGCTCGCGCAGGGCGTCCCCCAGCGCTGGGTGGCCGAGTCGGCGTACCGCTACGAGCAGGAGGTCCGCTCCGGCGAGCGGGTCAAGGTCGGCGTCAACAGGTACGTCGACGACGACGGTGTCGTGCCGCCGCTGTTCGAGGTCGACGGAGCCAGCGCGGCGCGACAGCGGGAGCGACTCGCCGGTCGTCTCGCCGAGCGTGACGGCGACGCCGTCGCCGCCGCATTGGCGACCCTGCGGACGGCGCTGGTCGACGGGACCAACAGCATGCCCCACATCATGCAGGCCGGTCGGGTGGGTGCCACGCTGGGCGAGATCGCCGACACGATGCGCGCGGTCTTCGGCGTCTACCGGGAGCCGCAGCCGTGGTGA
- a CDS encoding CoA transferase, translated as MSGDLPLDGVRVVDLTRFVSGAYAGRLLAALGADVIKVELPETGDPYREQGTAFVGDESALFGALNCGKRSILIDLAADEGRAQLDALLETADVFLENGRPGALAKLGLDAASVAARFPHVVYGSISGYGQSGPDAGRGGFDLILQAEGGLMSVTGEPDSGPVKVGVPALDIGSAVSCALGVVSALYARNRTGRGARVAASLLEFAVASFTSVAPSYFVDGEVPGRIGSHSPTFAPYGAFRAKDGHLVIAGAGSEALWQRLCEALDAPELADDPRFADNAARVRNRSVLTDELEARLRRCDRAHWLSRLDAARVPAAEVRDLAQVLDSAQVRHLGLVQADPGAPAMTPVLGVPLQVDGPLPSAGRWPRLGEHTAEILAELRTRPGAR; from the coding sequence GTGAGCGGTGATCTTCCGCTGGACGGCGTCCGGGTGGTGGACCTGACCCGGTTCGTGTCCGGTGCCTACGCCGGCCGGCTCCTGGCCGCGCTCGGCGCCGACGTCATCAAGGTGGAGCTGCCGGAGACGGGCGACCCCTACCGCGAGCAGGGCACGGCGTTCGTGGGCGACGAGAGCGCGCTCTTCGGTGCGCTCAACTGCGGCAAGCGATCGATCCTGATCGACCTGGCCGCCGATGAGGGCCGCGCCCAGCTGGACGCGCTCCTGGAGACCGCCGACGTGTTCTTGGAGAACGGCAGGCCAGGTGCGCTGGCGAAGCTCGGGCTCGACGCGGCGAGTGTCGCGGCCCGCTTCCCGCACGTCGTCTACGGATCGATCTCCGGCTACGGCCAGAGCGGCCCGGACGCCGGGCGCGGCGGCTTCGATCTCATCCTCCAGGCGGAGGGCGGTCTGATGAGTGTGACCGGGGAGCCCGACAGTGGTCCGGTCAAGGTCGGCGTGCCGGCCCTCGACATCGGCAGCGCCGTCTCGTGCGCGCTCGGTGTCGTGTCGGCCCTCTACGCACGCAACCGCACCGGCAGGGGCGCCCGGGTGGCCGCGTCGCTGCTCGAGTTCGCGGTGGCGAGCTTCACCAGCGTGGCACCGTCGTACTTCGTCGACGGGGAGGTGCCGGGCCGGATCGGCAGCCATTCGCCGACCTTCGCGCCCTATGGCGCCTTCCGGGCCAAGGACGGCCATCTCGTCATCGCCGGCGCGGGGAGCGAGGCCCTGTGGCAGCGGCTGTGTGAAGCACTGGATGCTCCGGAGCTCGCGGACGACCCGCGTTTCGCCGACAACGCCGCGCGGGTGCGCAACCGCTCGGTCCTGACCGACGAGCTCGAAGCACGTCTGCGGCGCTGCGACCGGGCGCACTGGCTGAGCCGGCTCGACGCGGCGAGGGTTCCGGCGGCCGAGGTGCGTGATCTGGCCCAGGTCCTCGACTCGGCGCAGGTGCGTCACCTCGGGCTGGTCCAGGCCGATCCCGGGGCGCCGGCGATGACGCCCGTCCTGGGCGTCCCGCTCCAGGTCGACGGACCGCTCCCGAGCGCGGGCCGGTGGCCGCGGCTGGGGGAGCACACCGCGGAGATCCTCGCCGAGCTGCGCACCCGGCCCGGTGCTCGATGA
- a CDS encoding M20/M25/M40 family metallo-hydrolase: MSGTEREAGPEAGAPLAHCAAQAARVLERTFELAQIPAPPFDEGDRVARVADWWHTDGLEVERQPVGNLWARLREGTDPGRGAVVVAAHLDTVFGREVRHGLRREAGRVVGPGCGDDTVAVAALSALDSLLPSRTAAPVWVLATVGEEGLGDLAGARAALAHLPEPVETFVALEGNYLGRVNVVGVGSVRKRVRISGRGGHAWEDAAAPSAVHIAAAMVQAIAQLPEPAGVRSSRNVGLLRGGESINSRAIHASFDVDLRAEDPAALAALGAAVDEIVARRHEGVDVEVEPLGNRPAGRIDPDHALVRTAVDALAEVGITARLTAASTDANVAYAAGIPAVTLGITYGDGTHTEEEWIDPDAIRLGLHALARTITERSA; this comes from the coding sequence ATGAGCGGCACCGAGCGGGAGGCCGGCCCCGAGGCGGGTGCGCCGCTGGCGCACTGTGCGGCCCAGGCGGCCCGCGTGCTGGAGCGCACCTTCGAACTCGCCCAGATCCCCGCGCCGCCCTTCGACGAGGGTGACCGGGTCGCCCGCGTCGCGGACTGGTGGCACACCGACGGGCTCGAGGTCGAGCGGCAACCGGTCGGCAACCTCTGGGCGCGCCTGCGCGAGGGCACGGATCCGGGGCGGGGCGCCGTCGTCGTGGCCGCCCATCTCGACACTGTCTTCGGCCGCGAGGTGCGCCACGGGCTGCGCCGCGAGGCGGGCCGGGTCGTGGGACCGGGATGCGGGGACGACACCGTGGCCGTCGCGGCGCTGTCGGCTCTCGACAGCCTCCTGCCCTCGCGGACCGCGGCGCCGGTGTGGGTCCTGGCGACGGTGGGCGAGGAGGGCCTGGGCGACCTCGCCGGTGCCCGGGCCGCTCTGGCACACCTCCCCGAGCCGGTGGAGACCTTCGTCGCGCTCGAGGGCAACTACCTCGGGCGGGTGAACGTCGTGGGGGTCGGCTCGGTGCGCAAGCGGGTGCGGATCTCCGGCCGAGGCGGTCACGCGTGGGAGGACGCCGCTGCGCCGAGCGCGGTGCACATCGCCGCCGCGATGGTGCAGGCCATCGCGCAGTTGCCCGAGCCGGCCGGCGTCCGGTCGTCCCGCAACGTCGGTCTGCTGCGGGGCGGTGAGTCCATCAACTCCCGAGCCATCCACGCCAGCTTCGACGTCGACCTCCGTGCGGAGGATCCGGCAGCCCTCGCCGCGCTCGGCGCAGCCGTCGACGAGATCGTCGCCCGGCGCCACGAGGGTGTCGACGTCGAGGTGGAGCCCCTCGGCAACCGGCCTGCCGGTCGGATCGATCCCGATCACGCGCTGGTGCGGACGGCGGTGGATGCCCTGGCCGAGGTCGGCATCACCGCGCGGCTCACCGCGGCCAGCACCGACGCCAATGTCGCCTACGCGGCGGGCATCCCGGCCGTGACCCTGGGGATCACCTACGGCGACGGCACCCACACCGAGGAGGAGTGGATCGATCCCGACGCGATCCGGCTCGGCCTGCACGCGCTCGCTCGTACCATCACCGAACGGTCAGCTTGA
- a CDS encoding LLM class flavin-dependent oxidoreductase, with protein sequence MLSGVALQPVDPPREFEDAVEEIERAGFDELWLTDSSLHARNVYAYLTLAARRSVTLRLGTAVTNPVTRHPAVTATAAATIDEISDGRFSLGIGAGDRPLLALGSKPATLARLESSIGAIRQLWTGEHVTLEGAGFSLDDAHMRVAADREIPIYISCSGPKTLELAGRVADGVILLAGLHPEGLQWALDHIDRGVDAAGRSERPKITVFAYGAVDEDEEAALAAGRTIAAWFPQTAPGYCEMAGLSRELIDKVRTMYVGGEFQEAEEAARLLPDEFVHRMALAGGQDRARAHVENMLDLGIDCITVFPLGEDRFATMRNFKGVFDQVVGGTRVS encoded by the coding sequence ATGCTCAGTGGTGTCGCTCTTCAGCCGGTGGACCCGCCCCGGGAGTTCGAGGACGCGGTCGAGGAGATCGAACGGGCGGGGTTCGACGAGCTCTGGCTGACCGACTCCTCGCTGCACGCACGTAACGTCTACGCCTACCTGACGCTCGCCGCGCGGCGCAGCGTCACGCTGCGACTGGGCACCGCGGTGACCAACCCGGTGACCCGGCATCCCGCGGTGACGGCGACCGCCGCCGCGACCATCGACGAGATCAGTGACGGCCGCTTCTCGCTGGGGATCGGCGCCGGCGACCGACCGCTCCTGGCCCTGGGGTCCAAGCCGGCGACGCTCGCGCGCCTGGAGTCGTCCATCGGCGCGATCCGTCAGCTCTGGACCGGTGAGCACGTGACGCTCGAGGGTGCGGGCTTCAGCCTCGACGATGCCCACATGCGGGTCGCCGCCGACCGGGAGATCCCGATCTACATCTCCTGCAGCGGTCCCAAGACGCTGGAGCTCGCCGGCCGCGTGGCCGACGGAGTCATCCTGCTGGCGGGCCTGCACCCCGAGGGACTGCAGTGGGCGCTCGACCACATCGACCGGGGCGTCGACGCCGCCGGGCGCTCGGAGCGACCGAAGATCACCGTGTTCGCCTACGGTGCCGTCGACGAGGACGAGGAGGCGGCGCTGGCCGCCGGCCGGACCATCGCGGCCTGGTTCCCGCAGACGGCCCCGGGCTACTGCGAGATGGCCGGCCTGTCGCGGGAGCTGATCGACAAGGTCCGCACGATGTACGTCGGTGGCGAGTTCCAGGAGGCGGAGGAGGCCGCGCGCCTGCTTCCGGACGAGTTCGTACACCGGATGGCCCTCGCCGGCGGTCAGGATCGCGCCCGCGCCCACGTCGAGAACATGCTCGACCTCGGGATCGACTGCATCACGGTCTTCCCGCTCGGGGAGGACCGATTCGCGACGATGCGCAACTTCAAGGGGGTCTTCGACCAGGTCGTGGGCGGGACCCGTGTCTCCTGA